AAATGAAAATGTCTTAAAAATTAACGAACATTAGCGGAGCTATAATAGTTCTGCTTTTTTGTAAATAATTGATATGAATACTTCCTCCAAGGGTGAGATATCGGCGGAATATATACTTTCTTTTTCTCAGGAGTTTCAATGATATTATCGAACTCACCCGAATTTTCTTCAAACACTTGTACTTCTTCTAAGATGTATAGTGTATCCATCGCATTGACAAAGATCTTTTGATCAAATGATTCAATAACCAATACCTCCATCTTAGGTCTTAGTGGAATTCTATTGTGTTCCTTGTCATAGGCCATCCAATACTTGTTTTTGAACTTGATACAGTTGCCTTGATCGACTATTCTCGATGAAATGATTGCCAATGTTTGATTGATTGTTTCTATATCTGGTTGTACTTCAAATACAGAATTGGTACTATTCAAGTGTAGGGCGAACCTTGCATTGAATTCCTTTAGGTAGGATTTTAGGAACTTATTCGCGTCCGCCATACAAGTAATACGAGCACGTCTAAGTTCAACTGGCAAACGTGATTGGAAAGTCTGGTTGAGACGTTCGATGCGTCCTTTGGCTTGTGCGATGCTCGTTGTTTTGATTTCGACACCAAGGTTATGGCAGGCGTAGGAGAACTGTGTGAAGGTATCCTCGTCGTCGAAGGCCTTGGTTTTCTTTCTGTATTCAAATACGGTTCGTTTATCCGTATAGAATAGAGCGGGTATGCCATAGTCGACTAGTATCTGATGGAAAACGTTGTAATAGCCACATAGGGTCTCTTGTATATCAAAGTAGGCTCCAACAGCAGTACCGGTCGCATCATCTACAGCTAGGTGTAGATGCCATATCTCGCCAGGAATCCATTCGTAGCTTGAAGCGTCCATTTGAATCATCTCTCCCATATATTTGGATCTAGATCTTCGTGAATGAGGCGTATCATCTTCAATTGATTCGATTTGTTCATTGATTGCGTTTCTGGCCTTTGTAGATGTTGTTTGGTCTAATCGTTTTGTCAAACGTTCCTTTAATTGTTTCTTGGTTTTTCGATGGGCCTTTGGGGACAAGACATCGTGTTCTGATAACCAGTTTCTAATAGTGGTGTCACTGATGGAGATGCCGAGGTCCATCTGGACGATTTCACTGAAATGAGTGATGTTGGCATCAAGATACTCGTTAAGATAGAGTTCAATGATTTTGTTTTTCGTTTCCAGTGAGAATGTGTTTGATGGTAATCGTCCACGATTACCATGTGAAAATGAGGATTTGCCTTCAGACTTATAACGTGTAATCAGGCGGTTGATAGTACG
This genomic window from Solobacterium moorei contains:
- a CDS encoding ISNCY family transposase, encoding MKKIILTPMEENKYNIIKELVDHSGNKRRAALKLNCSIRTINRLITRYKSEGKSSFSHGNRGRLPSNTFSLETKNKIIELYLNEYLDANITHFSEIVQMDLGISISDTTIRNWLSEHDVLSPKAHRKTKKQLKERLTKRLDQTTSTKARNAINEQIESIEDDTPHSRRSRSKYMGEMIQMDASSYEWIPGEIWHLHLAVDDATGTAVGAYFDIQETLCGYYNVFHQILVDYGIPALFYTDKRTVFEYRKKTKAFDDEDTFTQFSYACHNLGVEIKTTSIAQAKGRIERLNQTFQSRLPVELRRARITCMADANKFLKSYLKEFNARFALHLNSTNSVFEVQPDIETINQTLAIISSRIVDQGNCIKFKNKYWMAYDKEHNRIPLRPKMEVLVIESFDQKIFVNAMDTLYILEEVQVFEENSGEFDNIIETPEKKKVYIPPISHPWRKYSYQLFTKKQNYYSSANVR